One segment of Triticum aestivum cultivar Chinese Spring chromosome 2A, IWGSC CS RefSeq v2.1, whole genome shotgun sequence DNA contains the following:
- the LOC123186001 gene encoding probable ubiquitin-conjugating enzyme E2 23, with product MDVVATASPNIYTLDLVSFGRGVLDRGLVFPDARVGNISVPVDTFEILRIDDSIVHKSAGDIKVIDRSHLHPGQVVGSASDVGGQIGIVTDVTTVLDLVDFDKSGMATKVIRGVSPSSLWRVRRLSLGDFVVSGPWLGRVVEVSVDVDVLFDDGAVCRVTDAESKTLTRVGDAMDGNHMYRQQENSRFYPGLRVSALDPCSLFKAALWLNGYWNLNRIAGTVVNVKTSTALVYWIASMHYGTDKGLVDASAPPAYQNADDLTFFSAASHCCWGVADACFFREPSSTKIDDANGDAACANDQDADGKEEEGEDVIGHECEAPTAHVLRSTKEMDVRFYQKQLRKVFFEGHRRSRRPQVRRHVEVEFPMVVARTRTSVDVLWQDGTRQHGRRSSTVIPFGIVNEHEFFPGEQVVGNVLPVDAAGDHIVDDGTRSTKRVGVVRSLHSKDQMVRVSWFKAAVCPDEARKVECDDTVSTYDLKRDSGHSAYYGDIVIRLLPSRSPNDNTAPLRGNTDLSWVGRVIDIPSGHVQVKWGDGNISMVLPNEILVVREEYYMDLWTEMGQWVEDDGVDDAPKEPAVANMDDGLQNPASDSDVEGDNQPAKNTSFLGFAFQSLLQLTGDMVARGKGYLVNRLPIPSSSGSRELSTATKDDSIGAAAMETINAAVARNVVELNGNGHDFAEGKAADATSCCNISLRFPRFDVLQITPPDHHYLDTTDEGGRRGKNWAKTVQKEWKILENDLPETIYVQAFEDRMDLLRLVMVGASGTPYNHGLFFFDLQLPPSYPVAPPQVYYHSFGLRLNPNLYESGTVCLSLLGTFDGEGTELWSPATSSLLQVVVSIQGLVLNAQPYYNEAGYEALVGKREGHRNALPYSENAYLLTLRTMLHLMRRPPQGFEKFVNEHFRCRGRFVLRTCNTWLQGCVVGDAHATESSREQPCSAGLRLALANVVPSLIAAFTEISAEGCD from the exons ATGGACGTCGTCGCGACGGCATCTCCCAATATTTACACGCTAGACCTCGTGAGTTTCGGGCGCGGGGTTCTCGACCGTGGCCTCGTTTTCCCGGACGCCAGGGTGGGCAACATCTCTGTCCCGGTCGACACGTTCGAGATCCTCCGCATCGATGACTCTATCGTGCATAAGAGCGCCGGCGACATCAAGGTGATTGATAGGAGCCACCTGCACCCCGGCCAGGTGGTCGGGTCGGCGTCCGACGTCGGCGGCCAGATCGGCATCGTCACCGACGTAACCACCGTGCTCGACCTGGTCGACTTCGACAAAAGCGGCATGGCTACCAAGGTCATCAGGGGCGTGTCCCCGTCTAGCCTGTGGCGCGTCAGGAGGCTCAGCCTTGGCGACTTTGTCGTGTCCGGGCCGTGGCTCGGTCGGGTCGTGGAGGTGTCAGTCGACGTCGATGTGCTGTTCGATGACGGAGCGGTCTGCAGGGTCACCGACGCCGAGTCCAAGACGCTAACAAGAGTGGGTGATGCCATGGACGGCAACCACATGTATCGCCAGCAAGAGAATAGTCGCTTCTACCCGGGTCTCCGCGTCAGTGCGCTAGACCCTTGTTCCCTCTTCAAGGCAGCATTGTGGCTTAATGGCTACTGGAATCTTAACCGTATAGCAGGCACTGTCGTCAACGTGAAGACGTCTACCGCCCTCGTCTATTGGATTGCGTCGATGCATTATGGCACGGACAAGGGCCTCGTCGATGCATCCGCTCCTCCAGCATACCAGAATGCGGATGATCTTACGTTCTTCAGTGCCGCATCCCATTGTTGTTGGGGGGTAGCCGATGCCTGCTTTTTTCGTGAAcctagttccaccaaaatcgacgATGCTAATGGGGATGCAGCTTGTGCTAATGATCAAGATGCCGAtggcaaggaggaggagggggaggatgtGATTGGTCACGAGTGTGAAGCACCAACTGCTCATGTCTTACGGTCCACAAAGGAGATGGATGTGAGGTTTTATCAGAAACAGCTGAGGAAGGTCTTCTTTGAGGGCCACAGACGGTCGCGACGCCCACAAGTCAGGAGGCATGTTGAGGTGGAGTTTCCCATGGTTGTTGCCAGGACCCGTACCTCTGTCGACGTGTTGTGGCAGGACGGCACGCGACAACATGGTAGACGTTCATCGACAGTCATCCCCTTTGGCATAGTAAATGAGCATGAGTTCTTCCCGGGGGAGCAAGTCGTTGGCAATGTTCTTCCAGTTGATGCTGCTGGAGATCACATTGTTGATGATGGAACTAGAtccacaaagcgtgtgggtgtcgTCAGGAGCCTGCATTCCAAGGACCAGATGGTTCGCGTGTCGTGGTTTAAGGCAGCGGTGTGCCCTGACGAGGCTAGGAAGGTCGAGTGCGACGATACGGTGAGCACGTATGACCTAAAAAGGGACTCTGGCCACTCTGCTTACTACGGAGATATTGTCATTCGCCTCCTACCATCAAGATCACCCAACGACAACACTGCACCTTTACGGGGCAACACCGATCTTTCATGGGTGGGACGTGTTATTGACATTCCTAGTGGGCACGTCCAAGTCAAGTGGGGTGATGGTAACATATCAATG GTATTGCCCAATGAGATCCTTGTCGTTAGAGAGGAATACTACATGGATCTGTGGACTGAAATGGGCCAGTGGGTGGAGGACGATGGCGTCGACGATGCACCAAAAGAACCGGCTGTTGCGAACATG GACGATGGTCTGCAGAATCCAGCCAGCGATAGCGACGTCGAAGGCGACAACCAGCCAGCAAAGAATACAAGTTTTTTGGGTTTTGCATTTCAGTCTTTGCTCCAATTGACCGGTGACATGGTGGCCCGAGGTAAAGGATACCTGGTGAACCGGCTGCCAATACCGTCGTCATCAGGAAGCAGAGAGTTATCAACGGCCACTAAAGATGATAGCATTGGTGCTGCTGCAATGGAGACCATCAATGCTGCCGTGGCAAGGAATGTTGTGGAGCTGAATGGCAACGGCCACGATTTTGCCGAGGGGAAGGCTGCAGACGCTACCAGTTGTTGCAACATATCATTACGCTTTCCACGTTTCGATGTACTGCAAATCACCCCTCCAGATCACCACTACCTTGACACTACGGATGAG GGCGGTAGACGTGGGAAGAATTGGGCCAAAACAGTGCAAAAGGAATGGAAAATTTTAGAGAATGACTTACCAG AAACCATCTATGTGCAAGCGTTTGAGGACCGCATGGACCTGCTCCGGCTGGTGATGGTCGGTGCGAGCGGGACACCGTACAATCACGGGCTATTTTTCTTCGACTTGCAGCTGCCACCGTCCTACCCGGTTGCGCCACCGCAAGTGTACTACCACTCCTTCGGTCTGCGCCTCAATCCCAACCTCTACGAGTCTGGTACTGTGTGTCTGAGCCTGCTCGGCACATTCGACGGTGAGGGCACTGAGTTATGGTCGCCGGCAACGTCGAGCCTCCTCCAAGTTGTTGTCTCCATCCAGGGTCTCGTCCTCAATGCCCAACCATACTACAACGAGGCCGGATATGAGGCCCTAGTCGGCAAACGGGAGGGCCATCGCAATGCATTGCCCTATAGTGAGAATGCTTACCTGCTCACCCTCCGGACCATGCTCCACCTTATGCGCCGGCCACCTCAGGGTTTTGAGAAATTCGTCAACGAACACTTCCGCTGCCGCGGAAGGTTTGTGCTCAGGACATGCAACACATGGTTGCAGGGATGTGTTGTTGGTGATGCCCATGCCACTGAATCAAGTAGGGAGCAACCATGCTCGGCCGGGTTAAGGCTTGCACTCGCCAATGTGGTACCGAGCCTCATCGCCGCCTTCACAGAGATTAGCGCCGAGGGGTGCGACTAG